A region from the Flavobacterium enshiense genome encodes:
- a CDS encoding efflux RND transporter permease subunit, whose amino-acid sequence MSLSTLSIKRPVLTIVLNLMLILFGIIGYTFLGVREFPSIDPAQISVQTNYSGANADIIESQITEPLEKAVNSIDGIRNISSSSSQGRSNINIEFDLDKNLEEAANDVRDKVSQAVRSLPQDIDAPPVVSKADADSEPIITMTVQSDNKNVLELTDYADNVLSQRLQTIPGVSSVQIWGQRKYAMRLWIDPVKLASYGCTVADVRAALNKQNVELPSGKLTGANTELTVKTLGNISTEEEFNNIIIKAESDRIVRLSDIGKASLEAENLETKLSDSGQPMVGLAIIPQPGTNYLDIAEVFYQKYDQLKKDLPKDFKLNIAVDNTVFVKKAVLEVAETLLLSIILVVLIIYLFFRDWAIAFRPLIDIPVSLIATFFIMYLCGFSVNVLTLLAIVLATGLVVDDGIVVTENIFKKVEEGMTPIEAAIKGSNEIFFAVISISITLAAVFLPVIFLEGFVGRLFREFGVVIGAAVLISAFVSLTLTPMLNAYLMKSGVQKKSKMYDLTEPFFQKMNSGYAEALSGFLKKKWLSFPILIGCFALIFLFFNLLQKETAPYDDRSFISVNVTAPEGASYDYMDHFMSELNELINDSIPEKKVSLIVTSPGFGASSVNSGRARIALVQPDEREKKQKQVAEDLTKWTKQYSEAKVSISESPTIAVNRRGGMPIQFVIQAPNFKKLEQKIPQFMEEVENDPTFSNSDVNLKFNKPEIYVTIDREKAQSLGVSVIDVAQTLQLSLSGQRFGYFMMNGKQYQVMGQFDKKDRNAPMDLTSIFVKSDTGQLIQLDNLVTVEEQSSPPQLYHNNRYMSATVSAGLAPGKSIGDGIDAMERIKEKVLDDTFTTDLSGESRDFQESSSNTSFAFGLALLLIFLILAAQFESFIDPFIIILTVPMAVAGALFSLWLFGQTWNIFSQIGTVMLIGLVTKNGILIVEFANQLREQGKPKYQAILEASESRLRPILMTSLAIALGALPIALSLGAASTSRIGMGVVIVGGTLFSLMLTLFVIPAVYLMWSRERKHRPEFDNIKEYEKE is encoded by the coding sequence ATGAGTTTATCCACTTTAAGTATAAAAAGACCAGTGCTTACCATAGTACTCAATCTGATGCTGATACTGTTCGGGATTATTGGATATACCTTTTTGGGTGTACGTGAATTTCCATCTATTGACCCGGCGCAAATTTCAGTACAGACAAATTATTCGGGTGCGAATGCTGATATTATCGAATCACAGATTACAGAACCTTTAGAGAAAGCAGTTAATTCCATTGATGGGATCAGGAATATATCTTCTTCAAGCAGTCAGGGGCGTAGTAATATCAATATCGAATTTGATCTTGACAAAAATCTGGAGGAGGCTGCTAATGATGTGCGTGATAAAGTGTCACAGGCGGTTCGTAGTTTGCCGCAGGATATAGATGCTCCGCCTGTAGTTTCTAAAGCCGATGCCGATTCGGAGCCGATTATTACCATGACGGTTCAGAGTGATAATAAAAATGTCCTTGAACTTACGGATTATGCTGATAATGTACTTTCACAGCGTTTGCAGACGATTCCGGGAGTGAGTAGCGTTCAGATTTGGGGACAGCGAAAATACGCTATGCGTTTATGGATTGATCCCGTAAAACTGGCTTCTTACGGTTGTACAGTGGCCGATGTACGTGCCGCATTGAATAAACAGAATGTAGAACTGCCTTCTGGGAAATTAACGGGAGCCAACACAGAACTTACGGTTAAGACCCTCGGGAATATCTCTACAGAAGAAGAGTTCAATAATATAATCATCAAAGCGGAAAGCGACAGAATTGTTCGTCTTAGCGACATCGGTAAAGCCTCTTTGGAAGCAGAAAATCTGGAAACGAAATTGTCTGATTCCGGACAGCCGATGGTTGGTTTGGCTATCATTCCGCAACCAGGAACCAATTATCTGGACATTGCCGAAGTATTCTATCAAAAATATGATCAGTTAAAAAAAGATCTGCCGAAAGATTTCAAATTGAATATAGCCGTTGATAACACGGTTTTTGTAAAAAAAGCGGTTTTGGAAGTGGCGGAAACCTTGCTGTTGTCAATTATTCTTGTAGTATTGATCATTTATTTGTTCTTCAGGGATTGGGCGATTGCCTTCAGACCATTAATTGATATTCCGGTTTCGTTAATTGCCACTTTTTTCATCATGTATTTATGCGGATTTTCAGTAAATGTGTTGACATTGCTGGCAATCGTATTGGCCACAGGTTTAGTTGTTGATGACGGTATTGTTGTAACCGAAAATATTTTCAAGAAGGTAGAAGAGGGCATGACGCCCATTGAAGCGGCAATTAAAGGTTCCAATGAAATTTTCTTCGCCGTAATATCCATTTCAATTACTTTAGCAGCTGTTTTCCTTCCGGTAATTTTCCTTGAAGGTTTCGTTGGAAGGCTGTTTCGTGAATTTGGTGTGGTAATTGGTGCCGCGGTACTGATTTCTGCCTTCGTTTCGTTAACGCTTACGCCAATGTTAAATGCCTATCTGATGAAAAGCGGCGTACAGAAAAAATCTAAAATGTATGATTTAACCGAACCGTTTTTTCAGAAAATGAATTCGGGGTATGCTGAAGCGCTGTCGGGATTCTTGAAGAAAAAATGGCTAAGTTTTCCAATCTTGATTGGATGTTTTGCTTTGATATTCCTGTTTTTTAATCTTCTTCAGAAGGAAACGGCCCCATATGATGACCGTAGTTTTATAAGTGTAAACGTAACAGCTCCGGAAGGTGCTTCCTATGATTATATGGATCACTTTATGAGTGAATTAAACGAATTGATCAATGATTCGATTCCTGAGAAAAAAGTGAGTTTGATCGTTACGTCTCCGGGATTTGGTGCTTCATCGGTAAATTCAGGAAGAGCCAGAATTGCCTTGGTGCAGCCTGATGAAAGGGAGAAGAAGCAGAAGCAAGTTGCTGAAGATCTGACCAAATGGACAAAACAATATTCCGAAGCGAAAGTCAGTATTTCAGAGTCGCCGACAATCGCAGTAAACCGAAGAGGCGGAATGCCAATTCAGTTCGTGATTCAGGCGCCGAATTTTAAAAAATTGGAACAGAAGATTCCGCAGTTTATGGAAGAGGTCGAAAATGATCCGACGTTCTCCAATTCTGATGTCAATCTGAAATTCAACAAACCGGAAATTTATGTGACCATCGACAGGGAAAAAGCCCAAAGTCTGGGAGTTTCGGTAATCGATGTGGCGCAAACGCTGCAACTTTCTTTAAGCGGACAACGTTTTGGCTACTTCATGATGAACGGCAAACAGTACCAAGTGATGGGGCAATTCGATAAAAAAGACCGAAATGCACCGATGGACCTGACATCAATTTTCGTAAAAAGTGACACCGGTCAGTTAATTCAGCTGGATAACCTGGTTACTGTGGAAGAGCAGAGTAGTCCGCCACAATTATATCACAACAATCGTTATATGTCGGCCACGGTTTCAGCAGGATTGGCTCCGGGGAAAAGTATTGGAGACGGTATTGATGCCATGGAACGCATTAAAGAGAAGGTGCTGGATGATACCTTTACAACTGATTTGAGTGGTGAATCCCGCGACTTCCAGGAAAGTAGTTCGAATACATCTTTCGCTTTTGGCTTGGCTTTGTTACTGATATTTTTGATTTTAGCTGCGCAGTTTGAAAGCTTTATTGATCCGTTTATTATTATTTTAACGGTGCCGATGGCGGTTGCGGGAGCCTTGTTCTCACTTTGGCTGTTCGGTCAGACCTGGAATATTTTCAGTCAGATTGGAACAGTGATGTTGATTGGACTGGTGACGAAGAACGGTATTTTAATTGTCGAATTTGCCAATCAGTTGAGGGAACAGGGGAAACCTAAGTATCAAGCTATTTTAGAAGCGTCCGAGTCCCGATTACGACCTATTTTAATGACGAGTCTCGCGATTGCGTTGGGGGCATTGCCTATTGCGTTGTCTTTGGGGGCTGCCTCAACCAGCCGAATAGGGATGGGAGTTGTTATCGTTGGCGGAACCTTGTTTTCGCTGATGCTGACTTTGTTTGTAATTCCGGCAGTTTACCTAATGTGGTCGCGGGAAAGAAAACACCGTCCGGAATTTGACAATATTAAAGAATATGAAAAGGAATAA
- a CDS encoding efflux RND transporter periplasmic adaptor subunit — translation MKPKYIIYLLLSIVLGGMIFYRISENKEKGGGKDKGGDKKPAKVSGIVLKPRVFSDNLSLSGSIDANEQVEIRSEVSGIVESINFDEGTFVTQGQQLFKINDVELRAQLSQAKTKQTLASENERRARLLLAKEAISQEEYDIASADFRSAKAQTQLIQAQIAKTSVKAPFSGKIGLRSISKGTYVTPTTIVANLVNTSQVKITFSIPEKYATQMKINTGISFSVAGSKDTFVAKIYAIEPGIEVETRTLKMRAIANNSEGKLIPGTFASIALPLDKINDALLVPTEALIPVQNGKKVFVSLGGKAKEVMVETGARTDKEVLVLSGLKAGDTLLTSGVMMLKEDSPVKVSLK, via the coding sequence ATGAAACCCAAATACATAATTTACTTACTGCTTTCCATAGTTTTGGGAGGTATGATTTTTTACAGAATATCCGAAAATAAAGAAAAAGGCGGCGGAAAGGATAAAGGCGGTGATAAAAAACCGGCTAAAGTTTCCGGTATTGTTTTAAAACCACGTGTTTTTTCAGATAATCTTTCGCTTTCCGGATCGATTGATGCTAATGAGCAGGTAGAAATCCGTAGCGAAGTTTCCGGCATTGTTGAAAGTATCAACTTCGATGAAGGAACATTTGTTACTCAGGGACAGCAACTTTTTAAAATTAACGATGTGGAACTACGTGCCCAATTGTCTCAGGCGAAAACCAAACAGACCCTGGCTTCGGAGAATGAAAGGCGCGCCCGATTATTGTTGGCCAAAGAAGCCATCAGTCAGGAAGAATATGACATTGCCAGCGCCGATTTTCGTTCTGCTAAAGCACAAACGCAATTGATTCAGGCTCAAATAGCCAAAACGTCGGTAAAAGCTCCGTTTTCAGGTAAGATCGGACTTCGTTCCATATCTAAAGGGACTTACGTTACGCCAACAACCATTGTTGCCAATCTTGTAAATACCAGTCAGGTGAAAATAACTTTTTCAATACCTGAAAAATATGCTACACAAATGAAAATTAATACCGGTATTTCTTTTTCGGTTGCAGGATCCAAAGACACGTTCGTAGCTAAGATTTATGCTATCGAACCGGGAATCGAAGTAGAGACCCGTACTTTAAAAATGAGAGCCATCGCGAATAATTCCGAAGGAAAATTGATTCCTGGAACATTCGCCAGTATTGCTCTTCCATTAGATAAAATTAATGATGCCCTATTAGTGCCTACCGAAGCGCTTATTCCGGTACAAAACGGGAAAAAAGTGTTCGTTTCTCTTGGTGGAAAAGCAAAAGAAGTTATGGTGGAAACCGGGGCGCGTACGGATAAAGAGGTTTTGGTTTTATCCGGACTAAAAGCAGGTGACACTCTTTTGACAAGCGGTGTTATGATGCTGAAGGAGGATTCTCCAGTAAAAGTTAGTTTAAAGTAA
- a CDS encoding zinc-dependent peptidase, with amino-acid sequence MEKLLLGFVALFFVGMFLFKAFEKVYVALYKKPLYIHFYPFLKRLKRSQRAILKSEFVFYNKLTRKEKKYFEHRVVNFIAEYEFVGKSGLVVNDQMKVHIAATSTMLTFGMKNYLYDVFEHILIYPDEYYSITTEQYHKGEFNPSVKVIAFSWKDFQRGFSIQNDNHNLGLHEFAHALNFQAMKSYNTSMNLFSDMFDEIMQYIHHLPNAKRLIESNYFRIYAYTNKYEFLAVILEHFFESPDQFKREFPELYHKVELMINFKRSR; translated from the coding sequence TTGGAAAAGCTTCTGCTCGGTTTTGTTGCGCTTTTTTTTGTCGGGATGTTCCTTTTTAAGGCGTTCGAGAAAGTATATGTTGCTCTTTATAAAAAACCTCTTTATATTCATTTTTATCCTTTTTTAAAGCGTTTAAAGCGTTCACAGCGCGCAATCCTAAAGAGTGAATTTGTCTTTTATAACAAACTTACCAGAAAAGAGAAAAAGTATTTTGAACACCGAGTGGTAAATTTTATTGCCGAATATGAATTCGTGGGCAAATCAGGTTTGGTTGTGAATGATCAGATGAAAGTGCATATAGCGGCCACGTCCACGATGCTGACTTTCGGAATGAAAAATTATCTCTACGATGTTTTTGAACATATATTGATTTATCCCGACGAATATTATTCCATTACAACAGAACAGTATCACAAAGGGGAGTTCAATCCGTCGGTTAAGGTAATTGCATTTTCCTGGAAAGATTTTCAACGGGGATTCAGTATCCAAAATGATAACCATAATCTGGGACTTCACGAATTTGCTCATGCGCTTAATTTTCAGGCCATGAAAAGCTATAATACCAGTATGAATTTGTTCTCGGATATGTTTGATGAAATAATGCAGTATATCCACCATTTGCCTAATGCGAAACGCTTGATTGAATCGAACTACTTCCGTATTTATGCTTACACTAACAAGTATGAATTCCTGGCAGTAATCCTGGAGCATTTCTTCGAGTCTCCAGACCAATTCAAAAGAGAATTCCCTGAATTGTACCACAAGGTTGAATTGATGATTAACTTTAAAAGAAGTCGCTAA
- a CDS encoding GatB/YqeY domain-containing protein, whose product MSLATRIMDEMKNAMKAKDTVALEALRAIKSELLLAQTASGSKEEISEADEIKLLQRLVKMRKDSAAIFTDQNRSDLAEPELAQVAVIEKFLPAQLSEEEVEVVVAQIIAETGASGMASMGMVMGLATEKLGGTAEGKTISTIVKKLLV is encoded by the coding sequence ATGAGTTTAGCAACAAGAATCATGGACGAAATGAAAAACGCCATGAAAGCAAAAGATACTGTAGCTTTAGAAGCTTTACGTGCGATAAAATCAGAATTGTTATTAGCACAGACAGCGTCAGGTTCAAAAGAAGAAATCTCAGAAGCAGATGAAATCAAATTGTTGCAGCGATTGGTGAAAATGCGTAAGGACAGTGCAGCTATCTTTACTGATCAGAACCGATCTGATTTAGCAGAACCGGAATTGGCTCAGGTAGCAGTTATTGAGAAATTTTTGCCTGCACAGCTTTCAGAAGAAGAAGTAGAAGTTGTAGTTGCACAAATCATTGCTGAAACCGGTGCTTCCGGAATGGCATCAATGGGCATGGTTATGGGATTGGCTACTGAAAAATTAGGCGGAACCGCTGAAGGAAAAACGATTTCTACTATAGTAAAAAAATTATTAGTTTAG